A genome region from Chitinivorax sp. PXF-14 includes the following:
- a CDS encoding tyrosine-type recombinase/integrase encodes MLSDLMVRQAKTTGKTYTLADSDGLSLFVSANGTKAWHFRFTWGGKRDRMSFGSYPALSLKEARELRDEARNLLAKGVNPHTERKRKRHAIVLAGEHTFQAVYDQWLKHRKLSLEEGRQTSLEQIARVFKKDVFPALRHLTIYDITRAHLLDIIGKVEKRGSLSVAEKLRTWFTQLFTYATVAIPNMHDNPSKDLEVVALPLPPVEHNPFLRMPELPIMLQTLRKYRGRLNTQLGIRLLMLTGVRTGELRFATPDQFDLEQGLWIIPVARLKQRALLTKKKRKRLVDIPPYIVPLSVQAQEIVRHLLDQCKPAQVYIIPGDWCLKHPVSENTFNAALKRMGYEDQLTGHGIRATISTALNELGYPKKWVDAQLSHADPDKISATYNHAEYVEQRRVMMQDWADRLDLFEQNQAEVASRHLTITLQGLPTIAGQAAMQPPVVDPTAPKLIVTAPTPDMPAAPPSVQRLSAVRMPEYARPRLSDVQRERLQVLETFEAPHNLSVADYAKLAGKSRRWITYEIQAGNLLSIHMGNRGQRVPDWQLDPLKRRLVQSVLKQVPRGLDTWAVYHALLQPYDALGGRSAIEAVNPKNLHLAARLVAAQSIAADDPEEGIPVQVWRSVQRLVQDAIMADPTENLTEP; translated from the coding sequence ATGCTCTCAGACCTCATGGTTCGCCAGGCCAAGACCACCGGCAAGACCTACACGCTGGCCGATTCGGACGGCCTCTCCCTCTTCGTTTCCGCCAACGGCACCAAGGCCTGGCACTTCCGCTTCACCTGGGGTGGCAAGCGCGATCGCATGTCCTTCGGCAGCTACCCGGCGCTCTCCCTGAAGGAGGCGCGCGAGCTTCGGGACGAAGCTCGCAACCTGCTCGCCAAGGGCGTCAATCCGCACACCGAACGCAAGCGCAAGCGCCACGCGATCGTGTTGGCGGGCGAACACACGTTCCAGGCGGTTTACGACCAGTGGTTGAAACACCGCAAGCTGTCGCTGGAGGAAGGACGGCAGACCAGCCTGGAGCAGATCGCCCGCGTTTTCAAGAAAGACGTATTCCCGGCGCTGCGTCACCTGACCATCTACGACATCACCCGCGCGCACCTGCTGGACATCATCGGCAAGGTGGAAAAGCGCGGGTCGCTGTCGGTGGCCGAGAAGCTGCGCACCTGGTTCACCCAACTGTTCACCTACGCCACGGTGGCGATCCCAAACATGCACGACAACCCGTCCAAGGACTTGGAGGTTGTCGCGCTGCCGCTGCCTCCGGTCGAACACAACCCGTTCCTGCGCATGCCCGAGCTTCCGATCATGCTGCAGACGTTGCGCAAGTACCGTGGCCGGCTGAACACGCAGTTGGGCATTCGGCTGTTGATGCTCACCGGCGTGCGCACCGGCGAGCTGCGTTTCGCCACGCCTGATCAGTTCGACCTCGAACAAGGCCTGTGGATCATCCCGGTGGCCAGGCTCAAGCAGCGTGCGCTGCTCACCAAGAAGAAGCGCAAGCGCCTGGTGGACATCCCGCCCTACATCGTGCCGCTGTCGGTGCAGGCCCAGGAGATCGTTCGCCACCTGCTGGACCAGTGCAAGCCGGCCCAGGTCTACATCATTCCGGGCGACTGGTGCCTGAAGCATCCCGTCAGCGAAAACACGTTCAATGCCGCGCTCAAGCGCATGGGCTACGAGGACCAGCTCACGGGCCACGGAATCCGCGCGACGATCTCGACCGCGCTCAACGAACTCGGCTACCCGAAGAAGTGGGTGGATGCCCAGCTCTCGCACGCCGACCCGGACAAGATCAGCGCGACCTACAACCATGCCGAGTACGTCGAGCAGCGCCGCGTCATGATGCAGGATTGGGCCGATCGCTTGGACCTGTTCGAGCAGAACCAAGCCGAGGTCGCCAGCCGGCATCTGACCATCACGCTGCAAGGCCTGCCGACCATCGCCGGCCAGGCGGCGATGCAGCCGCCGGTGGTCGACCCCACCGCACCGAAGCTGATCGTGACCGCACCAACGCCCGACATGCCCGCGGCGCCGCCATCGGTGCAGCGGCTGTCGGCCGTGCGCATGCCCGAGTACGCTCGCCCGCGGCTATCGGACGTGCAGCGCGAACGCCTGCAGGTGCTGGAGACCTTCGAGGCGCCGCACAACCTTTCGGTGGCGGACTACGCCAAGCTCGCTGGCAAGTCGCGCCGCTGGATCACCTACGAGATCCAGGCCGGCAACCTGCTGTCGATCCATATGGGTAACCGTGGGCAGCGGGTGCCCGACTGGCAGCTTGATCCGCTCAAGCGCAGGCTCGTGCAGTCCGTGCTCAAGCAGGTGCCGCGGGGTCTTGATACCTGGGCGGTCTACCACGCGCTCCTGCAGCCCTACGACGCGCTCGGCGGGCGCTCCGCCATCGAGGCGGTCAACCCGAAGAACCTGCACCTGGCCGCGCGCCTGGTCGCGGCGCAGAGCATCGCTGCGGACGATCCCGAGGAGGGCATCCCGGTGCA
- a CDS encoding AlpA family transcriptional regulator — MSDKPLPPPVGERRILRRDEVEAKTGFKRAHIYNLMKAGKFPKAMRLGVRAVGWDSIEIEQWIAERRSERI; from the coding sequence ATGTCGGACAAGCCGCTTCCGCCGCCTGTTGGCGAACGCCGCATCCTGCGCCGCGATGAAGTCGAAGCCAAGACCGGCTTCAAGCGCGCCCACATCTACAACCTGATGAAGGCGGGCAAGTTCCCGAAAGCCATGCGTCTGGGAGTTCGGGCGGTCGGCTGGGACTCGATCGAGATCGAGCAGTGGATTGCCGAGCGCCGCAGTGAGCGCATCTGA
- a CDS encoding DUF2857 domain-containing protein: MSSPHPLNQAVIAQALHDLRNGQLRRCKAMGFGEEELDALKHPALVSVLVNATVSWCSVSVNREVLKRLLNQVQDVEQEIATVDRMLRLGASTEMVSRFHGLTHQEVALRRDILGLPKRKGRHPVLDEAQEAALWRHWKAGVAERHIPLDDELAMLGQAMDLAETLALPMSVVWAAIRNWIDQGLV; encoded by the coding sequence ATGTCGTCACCCCATCCGCTCAACCAAGCCGTTATCGCCCAGGCGCTGCACGATCTGCGCAATGGCCAACTGCGACGCTGCAAGGCGATGGGTTTTGGCGAAGAGGAGCTGGATGCGCTGAAACATCCAGCCCTGGTCAGCGTACTGGTCAACGCCACGGTGTCGTGGTGCTCGGTCTCGGTCAACCGCGAAGTGCTCAAGCGGCTGTTGAACCAAGTGCAGGACGTGGAACAGGAAATCGCCACGGTGGACCGCATGCTACGTCTGGGTGCAAGCACAGAGATGGTGAGCCGTTTCCACGGTCTCACGCATCAGGAGGTCGCCCTGCGGCGCGACATCCTCGGGCTGCCCAAGCGCAAGGGTCGGCACCCGGTGCTGGACGAGGCGCAGGAAGCCGCTCTCTGGAGGCACTGGAAGGCCGGCGTCGCCGAGCGCCACATCCCGCTGGACGACGAGCTGGCCATGCTGGGCCAGGCCATGGACCTCGCCGAGACCCTGGCGCTCCCGATGTCGGTGGTCTGGGCGGCGATACGGAACTGGATCGACCAGGGACTGGTGTAG
- a CDS encoding ParA family protein, translated as MLVISIISTKGGVGKTTTAANLGGFAADAGLRVLLLDLDVQPTLSSYFTLAERAPAGIYELLAFNERRLDQLVSHTTIAGLDLVLSNDDRGELNTLLLHAPDGRLRLRHLLPALASFYDLLLIDTQGARSVLLEMAVLASNLALSPVTPEILAARELRRGTLQLIEDIGPYRHLGIEPPPLHLLINRVHPVSANARLIQQTLRQMFEGQASVRVLDTDVPAIEAYPRAATRGLPVHREENRRPVGRVAPSALVTMCALASELFPQWRERFECVTGRHNAKGMAGSEDHGGRT; from the coding sequence ATGCTGGTCATCTCGATCATCTCGACCAAGGGCGGCGTGGGCAAGACGACCACCGCCGCGAACCTGGGCGGCTTCGCGGCCGACGCCGGGCTGCGCGTGCTGCTGCTGGACCTGGACGTGCAACCCACGCTGTCGAGCTACTTCACGCTGGCCGAGCGTGCGCCCGCCGGTATCTACGAATTGCTGGCATTCAACGAGCGCCGCCTCGATCAACTGGTGTCGCATACCACCATCGCCGGGCTGGACCTGGTTCTGTCGAACGACGACCGTGGAGAACTGAACACACTGCTGCTGCACGCGCCGGACGGGCGCCTGCGGCTCCGACACCTGCTGCCGGCGCTGGCGTCCTTCTACGACCTGTTGCTGATCGACACCCAGGGGGCGCGCAGTGTGCTGCTGGAAATGGCGGTGCTGGCCTCGAACCTAGCGCTGTCGCCGGTAACGCCGGAGATCCTGGCGGCGCGCGAACTGCGACGTGGCACGCTGCAACTGATCGAGGACATCGGGCCGTACCGACACCTGGGCATTGAGCCGCCACCCCTGCACCTGCTCATCAACCGGGTGCATCCGGTGTCGGCGAATGCGCGGCTGATTCAGCAGACGCTGCGGCAGATGTTCGAGGGACAGGCCAGCGTGCGGGTGCTGGACACCGACGTGCCGGCCATCGAAGCCTACCCGCGCGCCGCGACCCGTGGCTTGCCGGTGCATCGGGAGGAGAACCGGCGGCCGGTCGGCCGTGTCGCGCCCTCGGCGCTGGTGACGATGTGTGCCCTCGCCAGCGAACTGTTTCCACAGTGGCGGGAACGGTTTGAGTGTGTGACTGGCCGGCACAACGCGAAAGGCATGGCGGGGAGCGAGGACCATGGCGGGCGCACGTGA
- a CDS encoding ParB family protein, with product MAELTPRDMATKLMETGFERSGPTAAALSDPIADTPMVVTLDQLRPYDHDPRVTRNPAYEEIKASIRERGLDASPAVTRRPGEAHYIIRNGGNTRLAILRELWSETKEERFFRIACLFRPWPQRGEIVALTGHLAENELRGGLTFIERALGVEKARALYEQENGGEVLSQSELARRLTADGYPVQQSHISRMQDAVRHLLPAIPTVLYGGLGRHQVERLAVLRRACERIWERKALGRRLAADFASLFQDVLSQFDTQPDAFSLQRVQDELVGQMAELLDADYDTLSLEIDDSESRQRVLTSEPLPAIPTAPTVPVAPRPAPPSAAATTAQGAGAPAEPAAEMPSTQTVTAPAAGDGKIEEAGAAPVAADSDTERLQGHIVSPATTTERLQSIQRLVADQLGDKLPDFEANALRAIPVQVDGLYPISDVWYIEPGLDVPDRLRVHIAQFAREVAEEAAVARHIEPGEDGIGFICAAPSVSQAKALPAFARAVLTLLHALSAASVPATALDRARLADDLAPLLHGSGGASIRLSDASLVKLFRLLRLARRLMDLESGAVPADPGRDS from the coding sequence ATGGCTGAGCTGACCCCGCGGGACATGGCCACCAAGCTGATGGAAACCGGCTTCGAGCGCAGCGGCCCGACGGCCGCGGCCTTGAGCGACCCCATCGCCGACACACCGATGGTGGTGACGCTGGACCAGTTACGCCCCTACGACCACGACCCGCGCGTGACCCGCAACCCGGCCTACGAGGAAATCAAGGCGTCGATCCGCGAACGCGGGCTGGACGCGTCGCCCGCGGTCACGCGGCGGCCCGGAGAGGCCCACTACATCATCCGCAACGGTGGCAACACGCGCTTGGCGATCCTGCGGGAGCTGTGGAGCGAGACGAAGGAGGAACGCTTCTTCCGGATCGCCTGCCTGTTCCGACCTTGGCCGCAACGCGGCGAGATCGTGGCGCTCACCGGCCACCTGGCCGAGAACGAACTGCGCGGTGGACTCACCTTCATCGAGCGGGCATTGGGCGTCGAGAAGGCACGCGCCCTGTACGAGCAGGAAAATGGGGGAGAGGTGCTGTCGCAGTCCGAACTGGCGCGGCGCCTGACGGCCGACGGCTACCCGGTGCAGCAGTCGCACATCAGCCGCATGCAGGACGCGGTGCGCCACCTGCTGCCGGCGATACCGACGGTGCTGTACGGCGGGCTGGGCCGGCATCAGGTGGAACGGCTCGCGGTGCTGCGCAGGGCGTGCGAGCGCATCTGGGAACGGAAAGCGCTGGGCCGCCGGCTCGCTGCGGACTTCGCTTCGCTGTTCCAGGATGTGTTGTCGCAGTTCGACACGCAGCCGGATGCCTTCTCGCTCCAGCGGGTACAGGACGAACTGGTGGGCCAGATGGCCGAGCTGCTGGACGCGGACTATGACACGCTGAGCCTGGAGATCGACGACAGCGAGAGCCGGCAGCGGGTGTTGACCAGCGAGCCGTTGCCGGCGATCCCGACCGCACCCACGGTGCCTGTGGCGCCACGTCCCGCACCGCCATCCGCAGCGGCGACTACCGCACAGGGGGCCGGCGCACCGGCAGAACCCGCTGCCGAGATGCCCTCGACACAGACCGTCACGGCTCCCGCGGCTGGCGACGGGAAGATCGAGGAAGCAGGCGCTGCGCCAGTAGCGGCCGACAGCGACACGGAGCGTCTGCAAGGGCACATCGTGTCTCCTGCAACGACCACCGAACGCCTGCAATCCATCCAGCGCCTGGTGGCTGACCAGTTGGGCGACAAACTACCCGACTTCGAGGCCAATGCATTGCGCGCAATCCCCGTGCAGGTCGATGGGCTCTACCCGATTTCGGATGTCTGGTACATCGAGCCCGGGCTGGATGTACCGGACCGGCTCCGGGTGCATATCGCGCAGTTTGCCCGCGAGGTTGCCGAGGAGGCAGCGGTAGCGAGGCACATCGAGCCTGGTGAGGATGGCATCGGTTTCATTTGCGCGGCTCCGTCCGTTTCACAGGCGAAGGCCTTGCCGGCCTTCGCTCGTGCCGTGCTGACGCTGCTACATGCGCTGAGCGCGGCGTCGGTACCCGCGACCGCGCTGGATCGCGCGCGATTGGCCGACGACCTGGCGCCGCTGCTGCACGGCAGCGGCGGAGCGTCCATCCGCCTGAGCGACGCCAGCCTGGTGAAGCTGTTCCGGCTGCTGCGTCTGGCGCGCCGGCTGATGGACTTGGAAAGCGGTGCGGTCCCCGCTGATCCAGGCCGCGATTCCTGA
- a CDS encoding STY4528 family pathogenicity island replication protein, translating into MATGGAPRRDGPMALSALFDDALQNLAQEQGPAPAGDGFLYSGNRHESVPRALFLDRRLTPLERNAWQVFRLQLNDDGVTAFPTYDQLRPYLASIPCGSQASHETVARALTLLRLTRWLSLVRRRRDPKTGRILGNLYVLHDEPLTPFEAMQLDPDYLGLVSQALTHAAKAVQIVGMHTLKEIAEDPLLSGRTLPTRLQVLTQHMARHGWTAPSYPQGDVGLESEEGQETPLRNDERPSSESEVGPKPAPEGSLRNPKEDRTVRKDRIDEVRTVPRAKALQSLRLPERFLRLKEEQQAGAMIALQQVEETQRQAVLDEWAARCRSSTVRSPAGYLFGIIQKAIRGEFKAWAGHAVQENAPPSPLSPGDSASAPSTREVALQHIAKLRDKLQLR; encoded by the coding sequence ATGGCGACGGGCGGCGCACCACGGCGCGATGGTCCCATGGCGCTGTCGGCGCTATTCGACGATGCGCTGCAGAACCTGGCGCAGGAGCAAGGCCCGGCGCCAGCCGGCGATGGCTTCCTGTACAGCGGCAATCGCCATGAAAGCGTGCCTCGCGCGCTGTTTCTCGACCGGCGCCTGACGCCGCTGGAGCGCAACGCCTGGCAGGTCTTTCGTCTCCAGCTCAACGACGACGGTGTGACGGCCTTCCCGACCTATGACCAGCTTCGACCCTACCTGGCCTCCATACCGTGTGGGTCGCAGGCGTCGCACGAGACCGTCGCGCGCGCCTTGACGCTGCTGCGCCTGACACGCTGGCTCAGCCTGGTGCGCCGCCGCCGCGACCCGAAGACAGGCCGCATTCTGGGCAACCTCTATGTCCTGCACGACGAGCCGCTGACGCCCTTTGAGGCGATGCAGCTCGACCCTGACTATCTGGGTCTGGTGAGCCAAGCCCTCACCCATGCCGCCAAAGCGGTGCAGATCGTCGGCATGCACACATTGAAGGAGATCGCCGAAGACCCGCTGCTCAGTGGCCGCACGCTGCCGACACGCTTGCAGGTGTTGACCCAGCACATGGCCCGGCATGGATGGACGGCGCCAAGTTATCCACAAGGGGATGTCGGCCTCGAATCCGAAGAAGGGCAGGAAACCCCTCTTCGGAACGACGAACGCCCGTCTTCGGAATCCGAAGTGGGGCCGAAACCCGCGCCGGAAGGCTCTCTTCGGAATCCGAAGGAGGACCGTACAGTACGTAAGGATCGTATTGATGAAGTACGTACAGTACCGCGCGCGAAGGCGCTACAGAGCCTGCGACTTCCCGAGCGATTCCTGCGCTTGAAGGAAGAGCAGCAGGCCGGTGCGATGATCGCTCTACAGCAGGTGGAGGAAACCCAGCGGCAGGCGGTGCTCGACGAGTGGGCGGCACGGTGCCGCAGCAGCACGGTGCGCAGCCCGGCCGGCTACCTGTTCGGCATCATCCAGAAGGCGATTCGGGGGGAGTTCAAGGCCTGGGCAGGTCACGCTGTCCAAGAGAATGCGCCCCCATCGCCGCTATCCCCAGGGGATAGCGCTTCCGCCCCCTCCACCCGCGAGGTTGCCCTGCAGCACATCGCCAAGCTGCGGGACAAGCTGCAGTTGCGGTAG